AACGCGGCCGCGTTCGCCAGCGCGTTGCACGACAAGGTCACGACCGACGGGATGATGGCCCACCTGGCAAAGCTGCAGGATATTGCCGACGCGAACAACGGCACCCGCGCGGTGGGCACTCCGGGTTACGAGGCCAGCGTCGACTACGTCGTGAACACGTTGCGCGGCAGCGGATTTGAGGTGCAGACCCCGGAATTCTCGGCGCGGGTGTTCCACGGGGACAAGCCGGAGGTGACCGTCGGCGGCAAGCCGGTTGAGGCGCACGCGCTCGACTTCAGCCTCGGCACCCCGCCGCAGGGGGTGAGCGGGCCGCTGGTGGTCGTGCCCGCCGGCGAGGCCCCCGGCTGCGCGGCCTCGGATTACGGCAACCTACCGGCTCAGGGGGCCGTGGTTCTGGTGGACCGCGGCGGATGCCCGTTCGCCCAGAAGGAGGACATCGCGGCGCAGCGCGGCGCGATCGCGATGATCGTCGCCGACAACGTCGACGAGCAACACATGGGCGGCACCTTGGGGCCGGACACCGAAGTCAAGATCCCGGTGGTGGGCGTGACCAGGTCCGTCGGCGTGCAACTGCGCACCGCGCCTGGGCCGGCCACCATCAAGCTGAATGCGAGCGTGCAGAGTTTCAAGGCCCGCAACGTGATCGCGCAGACCAAGACGGGGTTGACGACCAACGTCGTCATGGCGGGCGCGCACCTGGACAGTGTGCCCGAAGGGCCCGGGATCAACGACAACGGTTCGGGAGTGGCCGCGATACTGGAAACGGCGGTGCGGCTGGGGAATTCGCCGCAGGTGCGCAATGCGGTGCGGTTCGGGTTCTGGGGTGCGGAGGAACTCGGCCTGATCGGATCGCGCAACTACGTCGAGTCGCTGGATTTGACTGGGCTCAAAAGCATTGCGCTATACCTGAACTTCGACATGCTCGCGTCGCCGAACCCCGGGTACTTCACCTACGACGGGGACCAATCGCTGCCGGCGGACGCCCGCGGCCAGCCGGTTGTACCCGAAGGGTCGGCCGGCATCGAGCGCACGCTGGTCGCCTACCTGAAATCCGCCGGAAAGACCGCGCAGGACACCGCCTTCGACGGGCGCTCCGACTATGACGGATTCACCCTGGCGGGCGTCCCCGCCGGCGGCCTGTTCTCCGGTGCCGAAGTGAAAATGTCCTCGGAGCAGGCCAAGTTGTGGGGCGGGACGGCCGACCAGCCGTTCGACCCGAACTATCACCAAAAGACCGACACCCTCGATCATGTTGACCGGGCCGCGCTGACCGTCAACGGCGGCGGCGTCGCCTACGCCGTGGGCCTGTATTCGCAGGACCTCGGCGGCCACAACGGGGTGCCAACGATGGAGGATCGCACGCGCCACGTGCTAACCAAGTCATGAGCCGTCGGCTAAGCGCGGCACTGCTGCTGGCGACTTTGCTGCTGGGGAGCTGCTCGTCGGCGCCGCCTGGGTCGCCCGCTGTCGCACCCGATCTGGGCCGCGGCCTGGCCGGGAAAGTGACCGCCGACCGGATGCTCACCCATCTGCGCGCCCTGCAGAACATCGCCAACGCCAACAACGGAAACCGCGCGGACGGCACGCCGGGCTACGACGCCAGCGTCGGCTACGTGGCTAAAGCCCTGCGCAACAGGGGCTTCGAGGTACTGACGCCGCAGTTCGACCGGCTGTACACCGTCTCCCCGGGCAGGCCGGTCCTGACGGTCGCCGGCCGCACCTACTCCGTCGACCAGGCCTCGCTGTTGGTCCAGACGCCGCCCGGCGGCCTGACCGGGCAGCCGGTCCGGCCCACCCAACCGTCGGGATGCGCGGCCGGCGACTATCCGGCCATGCTGCCCAAGGGTTCGATCGCCATCGTCGACGACGCGCGTTGCTCCGTGGTCGAAAAGCAGAACAGCGCGGTGGCCAAGGGTGCGGCCGCGCTGGTGGTGCTCAGTGCGCCGGCCGGCCGCGGCGCCCCGCCCACGTTGTTCAGTCCCGGCTACTTCAAGCAGCTGACCGTGCCCGTCGCGGTCGCCAATCCCTCCACCGCGACCGGGCTCGCCGGCGCAAGCACGCCCATACGCCTGGTGCTGGACGCTCACAACATCAAGATCACATCGCGAAATGTCTTGGCGCAGACCAAGACCGGCTCGTCGCACGACGTGATCATGGTCGGCGCGCATCTCGACAGCCCGCGCGGCGGCCCGGGCATCAACGACGGCGGCTCCGGGGTGGCCGCGGTGCTGGAAACTGCCCTGCAGCTGGGCCCGCTGGCACCGGTGAACAACGCGGTGCGGTTCGCGTTCTGGGGCGCCGACGAGGACGGGCTGAACGGCGTCATGGACTACGTGTTCGGCATGAACAGCGATCAACTCAACGACATCGCGATGTACCTGAACTTCACCACGCTGGGTTCACCCAACGCCGGCTTCTTCACCGACGACGGCGATCAGTCCGGTCCGCCGGCGCCCGGGGTGACCTACGCGGACATCCCCGACGGGTCCGCCGGCATCGAGCGCACCCTGGCCGGCTACCTGAACCTGGCCGGGAAGCGGCCCGCGGACATGCCGCTGAGCACCCTGGCGGACTATCACCCCTTCATGGTTGCGGGCGTGCCGGTCGGGGGCATGACGGCCGGGGCCTCGCAACCGAAAACCACCGTGCAGGCCCGGCTGTGGGGCGGGCAAGCCGGCGCCCCGTTCGACCCCAACTATCAGGGTCCCCGGGAAACCGTCGACAACATCAACCGGGATGCGTTGGCCATCATGGGTTCTGGCGTCGCCTTCGCAGTGGGCAGCTATGCGGCGTTTATCGGCGGGGTCAACGGCGTGCCGCCGCACGACAAGCGGCATCGGACCCGGATGCCTTGACCGCCGGTCGACGGCTTGTCGGCGTGCCGTTCTATACTCGAACGTATGTTCGATACGCGGCTGCATGAGTATTGGGAGCCTCCGCGCTGTGAGCGCTCGAGCGCCCTGGTGGATCGGATGTGTGCGTCCTGGCGGTTAGAGGCGCAAGTGGTCGCGGACCGGTTAGATGCGGTCGGGGAGTTGTTCGAGTTGCGCCGCGCCCAACGCGGTGAAGAGCTTGATTGGGCGGTGGACACCTGGGCGGCGGTGGCGGCCGAGGTGGCCGCGGCGTTTCGGGTCAGTCTGGCGATGGCGGGCAGCTTCCTGCGGTATGCGTTGGCGATGCGTCAGCGGCTGCCGCGGGTGGCGGCGGTGTTTCGCGCCGGCGACATCAGTTACCGGTTGTTTCAGACGATCGTGTACCGCACGGATTTGATCACCGACACCGCGGTATTGGCCGCGGTGGATGCCGAGCTGGCGGTGCGCGCGGCGCGGTGGCCCTCGATGACCCGGGGCCGGTTGGCCGGCGAGATCGACAAGATCGTGGCGAAGGCGGACGTCGACGCGGTGCGCCGTCGCGAGCAGTGCCGGGCCGAGCGCGGGGTCTCGATCGAGGATCTCGAGGGCGGCATGTCCGAAATCCACGGCAGCCTGTTCAGCCCGGATGCGCACGCCCTGGACCAGCGGTTGGACGCCTTGGCGGCCACGGTGTGTGAGCATGACCCGCGTGGCCGCGACCAGCTGCGCGCCGACGCGTTGGGGGCGCTGGCCGCCTCTGCGGATCGGATGGGTTGCCGCTGTGGGCGCAGTGACTGTGCGGCCAGAACGCGGCCGCCGGCAACGCCGGTCGTCATCCACGTGATCGCCGAGCAGGCCAGCGTCCGGGGCCAAGGGTCGGCTCCGGCGTCGGAGGTGGGCGCCGACGGGCTGATCACTGCCGAGCTGGTGGCCGAGCTGGCCGGCTCGGCCACGCTGGTGCCGCTGAGCGCCCCAGCCGAGGCCGAAGCGCGCTACACCCCGTCGGCCAAGCTGGCCGATTTTGTGCGGTGTCGGGATCTGACCTGTCGGGCCCCGGGTTGTGACCGCCCAGCGGTCGACTGCGATATCGACCACACGATGCCCTACTCGCAGGGCGGTGCGACGCATCCGTCGAACCTGAAATGCCTGTGCCGCCAACATCATTTGCTCAAGACGTTCTGGGGTTGGCGTGATGAGCAGTTGCCCGACGGCACCCTGATCTGGCGGCTGCCCGGCGGGCACACCTATGTCACCACTCCCGGCAGCGCGCTGCTGTTCCCCAGCCTGTGCGCGCCCACCGGTGACCTCCCGGCCGCCACGGCCGTCGAGCGCTGTGCCGAGCGGACCGCGATGATGCCGCGACGCACAAGGACCCGCGCCCAAGACCGGGCCCAGCGCATCGCCACCGAACGCCACCACAACCGCCGAGCCCGCTTAGCGACCCAGCCCGCCCGACCCGGCCCCGCACCACCAGACGACGAACCCCCACCCTTCTAAGGCGTCCGGGGCGTCAAGGCCTGCGCGGCCCCATCATTCGTCCGCAGCCCATCCCGCCCGGACCCATCATCTGTTGCATCATGGCGGGCATTCCGTCCTGCACGAACCCGGTGACCTCTCGCGCGTGCGCGCGGATGACGTCGGTGAGGGCCGGATCGTCGGCGGTCTCCTCGGCGATTACACCCTTGGGGGTGAACGTGAGTTGGCGGCGGTAGCCGCCGGCATGCCGGAAAAGCGTCGGCAGGCTTTGGCTCATGCAGCTGACTTCGGTGCCCTGATCGAGGTGCGCGCACATGCTCGATACACGCGCTTGCAGTTGGGCGGTCTGGTCGGGAGACGTCGATTCGGTGGTGGTGCGCACGCCGCCGGGAATGTTCTCGACAACTCGGCCGATTTCGCTGTGCCGCATGAACATTTCCATGTAGCGGCTCATGTCCAGGTGATCGGCGCCCATGAAGCCGCCGGCGTCCGTAGGCGGACGGCGGTCCACTGCAAGCCACTGCGACGCGCATATCCCAGGCCCAGGATGCCGCCGGCGCCCAGCACGCCGAGCGTGGCGAGCGCCGCGCGCCGCGTCAATCCAGCCATCGCCGCATACCTCCGGGACACTTCCCCGCAACCAAGGCAAGCTGACCAGACACCCGACGGGACTTCTAGGGCCAATGGTCCCTACCCCCCGTGGGTATGAGTCTGACATCGTTCGAAGGATGACGGAAACTCCTGAATCCAGCGTCGGACCGACCACCGCGACCGGCCACTCCGGGGACGGGCCTCGATTCGGCGCGCACAGTCCACTGAGTCAGGTGGTCGCGTGGGTGGTCATCGTCGCCGGCGTCGTGTTCGTCGCCGCGGTGATCTTCTTCACCGGCGTATTCCTGGGCTGGTCCAGCGGCCACCACGGCTGGCACCACGGCTACGGCCCCATCATCGGGCGTGTCGGTACCTGCCCGATGATGGGGCCCGGCGGAATGATGGGGCCCGGCGGAATGGGCCCGGGTGGTCCGACGGGACCGCAGCAGACGCCGACACCCCCCACGCCCCGCCCCTAGCCGTTTTACGGCGCCGCGGAGTTCGCTATTTGCTATGTGAATACCCGCGCGTCGTTTTTCGTTCCGTAACGGGTAAGCCGCGCGGCCGCGTCGCCGTGACCGGCATGCGACCGCGAATTTCATTCCGCTGTCGTAGTTAGCCAACGGCTCTAGAATGAGACCCTTTGGTGCTGCTTTGCAGCGGGTCGGGATGAGGTTGGTATGGACAGCCGTGCGCGAAATCGACGTCGACTCGGCGGTGGCCGTCCGCGCAGGGCGGCCGCCTTGCTGAGGGTGGTGCTGAGCTGCGCGGCGGCGGCAATCGTGGTGGCGGGCTGCACATCCTTCGTCGACGGGCGGGCGCTGTCGATGCTCAACGATCCGTTCCGGGTGGGCGGACTGCCCGCGACCAACGGCCCCAGCGGGATCCGATCGAACGCACCCGGTCCGACCGGCACGGTGGTCAACACCGACAACGGCGCCATCGACAAGTTGTCGTTGCTGTCGGTCAACGACATCGAGGAATATTGGAAATCGGTGTACGGCCAATCGCTGAAAGGGAGTTTCGTCCCGGTCGGCAAGATGGTGTCGTATAACTCCGACGATCCGTCCAGCCCCATCGTTTGCCACAATGACACGTATAAACTCGTCAACGCCTTCTACACGTCGCGCTGCAACCTGATCGCCTGGGACCGCGGGGTGTTCCTGCCCGTCGCGCAACGGTATTTCGGCGACATGTCCGTCAACGGTGTGCTGGCACACGAATTCGGCCACGCCTTGCAGAACATGGCGAAGCTGGTGACCAAGCGAGACCCCACGATCGTGCACGAGCAGCAGGCCGACTGCTTCGCGGGCGTCTACCTCTTCTGGGTCGCCGACGGCAAGTCGCCGCGGTTCACGCTGAGCACCGCGGACGGGCTCGACCACGTGCTGGCGGGGATCATCACCACCCGGGACCCCGTGATCGACAGCGAGACCGAGAACGACGACG
This genomic interval from Mycobacterium sp. SMC-2 contains the following:
- a CDS encoding peptidase, translated to MDSRARNRRRLGGGRPRRAAALLRVVLSCAAAAIVVAGCTSFVDGRALSMLNDPFRVGGLPATNGPSGIRSNAPGPTGTVVNTDNGAIDKLSLLSVNDIEEYWKSVYGQSLKGSFVPVGKMVSYNSDDPSSPIVCHNDTYKLVNAFYTSRCNLIAWDRGVFLPVAQRYFGDMSVNGVLAHEFGHALQNMAKLVTKRDPTIVHEQQADCFAGVYLFWVADGKSPRFTLSTADGLDHVLAGIITTRDPVIDSETENDDEHGSALDRISAFQMGFIDGASACAGIDKNEIEQRRGDLPNALRVDSSTGNPETGEVPIDQDTLATLMELLGKIFSPKNPPALSYQSAKCPDAKPSPPASYCPATNTIVIDLPKLAVMGKVADENEQTLPQGDDTALSAVMSRYALAVQHERGLAMQSPWTALRTACLTGVVHRKMAEPIELSSQKQLLLTAGDLDEAVAGLLTNHLVASDADGTSVPAGFTRIAAFRGGVAGNMDACYSRYPG
- a CDS encoding HNH endonuclease signature motif containing protein — its product is MFDTRLHEYWEPPRCERSSALVDRMCASWRLEAQVVADRLDAVGELFELRRAQRGEELDWAVDTWAAVAAEVAAAFRVSLAMAGSFLRYALAMRQRLPRVAAVFRAGDISYRLFQTIVYRTDLITDTAVLAAVDAELAVRAARWPSMTRGRLAGEIDKIVAKADVDAVRRREQCRAERGVSIEDLEGGMSEIHGSLFSPDAHALDQRLDALAATVCEHDPRGRDQLRADALGALAASADRMGCRCGRSDCAARTRPPATPVVIHVIAEQASVRGQGSAPASEVGADGLITAELVAELAGSATLVPLSAPAEAEARYTPSAKLADFVRCRDLTCRAPGCDRPAVDCDIDHTMPYSQGGATHPSNLKCLCRQHHLLKTFWGWRDEQLPDGTLIWRLPGGHTYVTTPGSALLFPSLCAPTGDLPAATAVERCAERTAMMPRRTRTRAQDRAQRIATERHHNRRARLATQPARPGPAPPDDEPPPF
- a CDS encoding M28 family metallopeptidase yields the protein MVNKFTTIPAVLVVIALTAFPTGCFHRHSPQGAGNAAAFASALHDKVTTDGMMAHLAKLQDIADANNGTRAVGTPGYEASVDYVVNTLRGSGFEVQTPEFSARVFHGDKPEVTVGGKPVEAHALDFSLGTPPQGVSGPLVVVPAGEAPGCAASDYGNLPAQGAVVLVDRGGCPFAQKEDIAAQRGAIAMIVADNVDEQHMGGTLGPDTEVKIPVVGVTRSVGVQLRTAPGPATIKLNASVQSFKARNVIAQTKTGLTTNVVMAGAHLDSVPEGPGINDNGSGVAAILETAVRLGNSPQVRNAVRFGFWGAEELGLIGSRNYVESLDLTGLKSIALYLNFDMLASPNPGYFTYDGDQSLPADARGQPVVPEGSAGIERTLVAYLKSAGKTAQDTAFDGRSDYDGFTLAGVPAGGLFSGAEVKMSSEQAKLWGGTADQPFDPNYHQKTDTLDHVDRAALTVNGGGVAYAVGLYSQDLGGHNGVPTMEDRTRHVLTKS
- a CDS encoding M28 family peptidase, whose translation is MSRRLSAALLLATLLLGSCSSAPPGSPAVAPDLGRGLAGKVTADRMLTHLRALQNIANANNGNRADGTPGYDASVGYVAKALRNRGFEVLTPQFDRLYTVSPGRPVLTVAGRTYSVDQASLLVQTPPGGLTGQPVRPTQPSGCAAGDYPAMLPKGSIAIVDDARCSVVEKQNSAVAKGAAALVVLSAPAGRGAPPTLFSPGYFKQLTVPVAVANPSTATGLAGASTPIRLVLDAHNIKITSRNVLAQTKTGSSHDVIMVGAHLDSPRGGPGINDGGSGVAAVLETALQLGPLAPVNNAVRFAFWGADEDGLNGVMDYVFGMNSDQLNDIAMYLNFTTLGSPNAGFFTDDGDQSGPPAPGVTYADIPDGSAGIERTLAGYLNLAGKRPADMPLSTLADYHPFMVAGVPVGGMTAGASQPKTTVQARLWGGQAGAPFDPNYQGPRETVDNINRDALAIMGSGVAFAVGSYAAFIGGVNGVPPHDKRHRTRMP